A single genomic interval of Aedes aegypti strain LVP_AGWG chromosome 1, AaegL5.0 Primary Assembly, whole genome shotgun sequence harbors:
- the LOC5565333 gene encoding N-acetyltransferase 6 isoform X2: MGKTSSPDAYTVAPIHHHVELLDQCVQLINSEWPRSYTARLWSLKSSKDTLPTSMVLIDGTESGKPTVLAHAKLSPIPSDADAVFIETVVVDRRYRGKGLGRFLMNEVEKHCFGTLSLRTIYLSTIDQEGFYARLGYKLCKAMNMFGTRNAFNTSTKKIWMMKTQNEWNSNHSASR; encoded by the exons ATG GGTAAAACATCGTCGCCCGATGCCTATACAGTGGCACCGATCCATCATCATGTCGAATTACTGGATCAATGCGTTCAGCTGATAAACTCGGAATGGCCTCGTTCGTACACTGCTCGCCTTTGGAGTTTGAAATCCTCTAAAGATACATTACCCACTAGCATGGTACTGATTGATGGGACCGAGAGCGGGAAACCAACTGTTTTGGCGCACGCTAAACTATCTCCAATACCATCTGACGCAGATGCCGTCTTCATCGAGACCGTTGTCGTGGATCGACGATATCGCGGAAAGGGTCTAGGGAGATTTCTGATGAACGAAGTAGAAAAGCACTGCTTTGGAACGCTAAGTCTTAGAACGATTTACCTGTCAACCATTGACCAAGAGGGTTTTTATGCTAGATTGGGGTATAAATTATGCAAAGCCATGAACATGTTTGGAACTAGAAACGCATTCAATACTTCCACGAAAAAAATATGGATGATGAAAACGCAGAACGAATGGAATTCAAATCATTCAGCCAGTagataa
- the LOC5565333 gene encoding N-acetyltransferase 6 isoform X1: protein MAPDQFDDISSRYQKGKTSSPDAYTVAPIHHHVELLDQCVQLINSEWPRSYTARLWSLKSSKDTLPTSMVLIDGTESGKPTVLAHAKLSPIPSDADAVFIETVVVDRRYRGKGLGRFLMNEVEKHCFGTLSLRTIYLSTIDQEGFYARLGYKLCKAMNMFGTRNAFNTSTKKIWMMKTQNEWNSNHSASR, encoded by the coding sequence GGTAAAACATCGTCGCCCGATGCCTATACAGTGGCACCGATCCATCATCATGTCGAATTACTGGATCAATGCGTTCAGCTGATAAACTCGGAATGGCCTCGTTCGTACACTGCTCGCCTTTGGAGTTTGAAATCCTCTAAAGATACATTACCCACTAGCATGGTACTGATTGATGGGACCGAGAGCGGGAAACCAACTGTTTTGGCGCACGCTAAACTATCTCCAATACCATCTGACGCAGATGCCGTCTTCATCGAGACCGTTGTCGTGGATCGACGATATCGCGGAAAGGGTCTAGGGAGATTTCTGATGAACGAAGTAGAAAAGCACTGCTTTGGAACGCTAAGTCTTAGAACGATTTACCTGTCAACCATTGACCAAGAGGGTTTTTATGCTAGATTGGGGTATAAATTATGCAAAGCCATGAACATGTTTGGAACTAGAAACGCATTCAATACTTCCACGAAAAAAATATGGATGATGAAAACGCAGAACGAATGGAATTCAAATCATTCAGCCAGTagataa